The DNA window AGGCTAATGCCTGGGAAGAGGAATAAAGTTAGTACTTCAATAATGCGCGTGACGATCCCATAATTGCTACCGTTACCTCGAGTAGTAAGTCCGTGCCTAGTTTTAGTGTACGCTCGTCATCAACGAGTCTTTTTTTCGCTGGAATTTTTTCCCATTTTATCACATTCTCGCACCAATAATAAAAACGTCCCAATTGaatcagaaaatattttcttaggAGCGGTCGTTTCTTCACACGCATCACTATCGCCCTTGACAATGGCTGCGTGATTTGTCTTAGGAGCAGTCCAATAAGCTTTGCACCGGGGAACTTTTGCACCATAACTACGAGCACTCATCTCCTCAAAGGAAATAGTTAATGAAACTTTCCTGCGAATGACATTTCGCagataatgaatttttaacttactgaataattgttattaatcttGAGAGAAATTATCACATTTTgacataaagaaaattaaaaattcaggTTAAGTTGTTTGTTATTAAGGGCTGTGATTGTCATTTATTCGCTTCTGACATTTAttctttgttataataataaaaattcttaatcttatatttttagaaattgtcaatgtttttttatttttcttttactttttatgcgtttctgttattaaaatttattcacgcaatgttacacattattttttaaactaaattaatttagaaaatcaatttaaattacgtgatctacattttaatttgcatgtttacgattataaacaaatttatcaattttatttaaaaatctctctttttcaataagtttttattataaaataaattttagtagcataaaagttaaattagtTTAGATAACATGATAATAGAATGTAACAtggtgtaaattttttgtgagaataacaaaagtaattggtgatttgatattttttaaaattacacataataatcTTCATGAGAAATGTAAGAAgcgaatatttt is part of the Monomorium pharaonis isolate MP-MQ-018 chromosome 2, ASM1337386v2, whole genome shotgun sequence genome and encodes:
- the LOC105835562 gene encoding optic atrophy 3 protein-like; translated protein: MVQKFPGAKLIGLLLRQITQPLSRAIVMRVKKRPLLRKYFLIQLGRFYYWCENVIKWEKIPAKKRLVDDERTLKLGTDLLLEVTVAIMGSSRALLKY